The genomic region TCCTCGCCGTACCGGCCGACCGAGGCGCGAACCAGGGCCACGCCGTCCGGGCGGCGCAGGTGCCCCCACTTGGTGGTGAAGAACGTCGACGCCTTGACGAGCAGCCCTTCGGTGCCGGGCACCAGGAAGCCGGACAGCTCGGGCAGCGCCGGCTCGGGCAGCGCCAGGGTGACCAGCGCGACGCTCGCGTAGTCCAGCCCGCCCACGGTGCCGGCCAGTTCCGGGGCCGGCCCGGCGAGCAGCCGGGCGGCCGGCCGGGCCGGCACGGCGAGCACCACCGCGTCGACCTCGACGTCCTCCGGATCCCGGGTCGGGCCGACGGTCAGCCGCCAGCCGGCCGGCGTCGGGCGCAGCTCCCGCACCGCCGCGTCCCGGCGGATCGTCGCGCCGCTGGCCCGCGCCGCGCCCTCGACCAGGGTGCCGAGCCCGCCGGCCAGGGTGCCGAAGACCGGCGCGCCCGGGGCGCGCGGCGCGGCGGCCTGCGCGGCGCGGACCGCGCCGACCAGAGTGTGCTCCGCCCGGGCCGCCCGGGCCAGTGCCGGCATCGTGGTGACCAGGGAGAGATCGTCGGCCCGGCCGGCGTACACCCCGCCCAGCATCGGGTCGACCAGGCGGTCCACCACCTCGTCGCCGAACCGCGAGCGGACCAGGGCACCGACCGCCACGTCCTCGTCCGGGCCGAGCAGGGCACGGCCCTCGTCGCGGTCGGCGTCCGCGGCCGGCGTCGCCACCGTCGCCACCCGGTCGAGATCCCCGGGTACGCCGACCAGCGTGCCGCCCGGGATCGGGCGCAGCCCGCCGTCGACGGCGAGCGCGGCCTGCCCGACCGTGGGATGGACGATCCGGTCGGCCAGCCCGAGCCGGCGGACCAGCGCCACGGCGGCGGACTCCCCGCCGGCCGGGTCGCGCATCAGGAACGACTCGGCGCCGAACTCGACCGGCCCGCCGGCCAGCTCACCGGTGCGCAGCTTGCCGCCGAGCGCGCCGGACTGCTCGTACACCGTGATCTCGGTGCCGGCGGGCGCCTCGTCGCGCAACCGGACGGCGGCGGCCAGCCCGGCGATCCCGCCGCCGACCACCGCCACCCGCCACGGCCGCCGCATGCCGCTCAGCCCCGGTCGTCCGGACCGGCGGTCAGCTCGTGCACGAGCGCGACCACCCGGGTCAGCACGTCCGGGTCGGTCTCCGGGAGCACACCGTGCCCGAGGTTGAACACGTGCCCCGGAGCGGCCCGCCCCTCCGCCAGCACCCGGCGCACCTCGGCCTCGACCACCGGCCAGTCGGCGAGCAGCACGGCCGGGTCGAGGTTGCCCTGCACGGCCTTGTCCGGGCCGATCCGGCGGGTGGCGACGTCCAGCGGCGTCCGCCAGTCGACGCCGACCACGTCAGCGCCGGCCTCGCCCATCGCGCCGAGCAGCTCGGCGGTGCCCACGCCGAAGTGGATGCGCGGCACCCCGGCGTCGGCGAGCCCGGCCAGCACCGTCGTCGAGTGCGGCAACACGTAGCGGCGGTAGTCGGCCAGCGACAGCGCGCCGGCCCACGAGTCGAAGAGCTGCACCGCGGAGACCCCGGCCGCCACCTGAACGCGCAGGAACGCCAGCGTGATCTCGGCCAGCCGGGCGCAGAGCGCGTGCCACAGCTCCGGGTCGCCGTACATCAGCGCCTTGGTCTTCGCGTGGGTGCGCGACGGGCCACCCTCGACCAGGTAGCTGGCCAGGGTGAACGGCGCGCCGGCGAAGCCGATCAGCGGGGTGTCGCCCAGCTCGGTGACGAGCTGACGGACGGCCTCGTCCACGTACGGGACGTCGTCACGGCTGATCGGGCGGATCCGCTCGACGTCCTCGGCGGTGCGCACCGGCTCGGCCACCACCGGTCCGGTGCCCGGCACGATGTCCAGGTCCACTCCGGCGGCGGCGACCGGCACCACGATGTCGCTGAACAGGATCGCGGCGTCCACGCCGTGCCGGCGTACCGGCTGGAGGGTGATCTCGGTGACCAGGTCGGGCCGGCGGCAGGACTCCAGCATCGCCACGTTCGCCCGGATCTCCCGGTATTCCGGCAGCGAGCGACCGGCCTGGCGCATGAACCAGACCGGGGTGTGCGGGCCGGCCTGACGTCGGCAGGCGCGGACGAAGGGCGAGTCGCCCGGTCCGGCGAGGGCGGGGGCGGGGGCTCCGTCTCGGGCTGCGGTGCCCGTGCTGTCCGTGGTCATCGCGGCCATCGTGCCACGGCCCACAGCCGCCCCAGCGGCCCCCGCCCCGCATTGTGACCCGCCGCGCCCGACGACAAGTCGGCGCGCCGTCGCCGCCCCGGCGGGGACAGCGGCTTAGGCTGCCGACATGGCCCCCCCGATCGCGCTTCCGGAGACGTTCGCCCGCGCGGTCGCCGGGCTCCGATCCGCGGCGCCCCGGGCGGAGATCGTGCTCGAGGAGGTCGGCGCGCCGCAGCGGCTCGCCCCGTACGCCTTCGCGCTCTCCGCCAGCGTGCAGCGCGACGGCGACGAGGTGACCACCGGGCGGCTGATCCTGCTGCACGACCCGGCCGGGCACGAGGTGTGGCAGGGCACGCTGCGGCTGGTCACGTACGTGACCGCCGAGCTGGAGGTCGATCTGGCCGCCGACCCGCTGCTGCCCGGGGTGGGCTGGACCTGGCTGACCGACGCGCTGGACGCCCAGGGCGCCGGTCATCGGGCCGTCGGCGGGACGGTCACCCAGACCATGTCGACCCGGTTCGGTGACCTGGCCGGCCCACCGGCCGTCGGGGACATCGAGATCCGCGCCTCGTGGACGCCGGTCGACGACGACCTGGCACCGCACCTGCTGGCCTGGTGCGCGCTGCTGGCGTCGACGGCCGGGCTGCCGCCGCCCGGGGTGACCGCGCTGCCGGAGCGTCGCCCCGCCGGCGCGGCCTGACCCCGGGCAGGCCGGTCAGAGGTAGTTCTCGGCCTCGTCGCAGACCTTGTCCAGGCCCTTCATGGCCTTGTCGTACTCGGCCTTGTTGCCGACCGACGCGGCGCCGAGCGCGGTGGTCAGCTTGTCCAGGCAGTCGGCGATGACCTTCTTCTGCCGGGCCTGCTCGTCACGGTCGTTGCGGGTGCCGGTCAGATCCTGCTCGGTGTCGGCCAGCTTGTCCTGCACACCCTGGAGATCGGTCTTCAGCTTCTCGATCTCCTTGGCGTTCGCCGCGATCGTGCCGTCCCGCTCGCTGACCTGGCCGGTGAGCCGCCGCTCGGTCCGGTCCAGCTCGTTGCCCTTGGTCACGTAGAGGCCGGTCATCACGCCGCCGAGGACGAACAGCAGACCGGCCACCAGGGCCAGGATCAGCACCGCGCGGCCCTTGCGGGCGACCGGGGCGGCCGGGCCGTACGGCGGGACGAAGCCGGGCGGCGCGGACATCGGCTGCCCGTAGGCGGGGCCGGAG from Micromonospora sp. WMMD812 harbors:
- the hemE gene encoding uroporphyrinogen decarboxylase — protein: MAAMTTDSTGTAARDGAPAPALAGPGDSPFVRACRRQAGPHTPVWFMRQAGRSLPEYREIRANVAMLESCRRPDLVTEITLQPVRRHGVDAAILFSDIVVPVAAAGVDLDIVPGTGPVVAEPVRTAEDVERIRPISRDDVPYVDEAVRQLVTELGDTPLIGFAGAPFTLASYLVEGGPSRTHAKTKALMYGDPELWHALCARLAEITLAFLRVQVAAGVSAVQLFDSWAGALSLADYRRYVLPHSTTVLAGLADAGVPRIHFGVGTAELLGAMGEAGADVVGVDWRTPLDVATRRIGPDKAVQGNLDPAVLLADWPVVEAEVRRVLAEGRAAPGHVFNLGHGVLPETDPDVLTRVVALVHELTAGPDDRG
- the hemG gene encoding protoporphyrinogen oxidase yields the protein MRRPWRVAVVGGGIAGLAAAVRLRDEAPAGTEITVYEQSGALGGKLRTGELAGGPVEFGAESFLMRDPAGGESAAVALVRRLGLADRIVHPTVGQAALAVDGGLRPIPGGTLVGVPGDLDRVATVATPAADADRDEGRALLGPDEDVAVGALVRSRFGDEVVDRLVDPMLGGVYAGRADDLSLVTTMPALARAARAEHTLVGAVRAAQAAAPRAPGAPVFGTLAGGLGTLVEGAARASGATIRRDAAVRELRPTPAGWRLTVGPTRDPEDVEVDAVVLAVPARPAARLLAGPAPELAGTVGGLDYASVALVTLALPEPALPELSGFLVPGTEGLLVKASTFFTTKWGHLRRPDGVALVRASVGRYGEEASLQRPDEDLAATVHRELSAVLGTPLPAAVDGHVQRWGGALPQYTPGHTDRVAGVRAALRASHPTLALAGAGYDGVGIPVCVRSGETAADEIITALGGSGR
- a CDS encoding DUF3000 domain-containing protein, which produces MAPPIALPETFARAVAGLRSAAPRAEIVLEEVGAPQRLAPYAFALSASVQRDGDEVTTGRLILLHDPAGHEVWQGTLRLVTYVTAELEVDLAADPLLPGVGWTWLTDALDAQGAGHRAVGGTVTQTMSTRFGDLAGPPAVGDIEIRASWTPVDDDLAPHLLAWCALLASTAGLPPPGVTALPERRPAGAA